One window from the genome of Bacillus kexueae encodes:
- a CDS encoding ABC transporter permease — MLKYIWKRILFMLLSLYVIVTATFFLMRAAPGGPFSGEKKLPPEIEANLNAYYGLDQPWYIQYFDYLVSIAQWDFGPSFKYKGQTVNDLINDGFPVSFVLGMEAIFLAVALGVLLGVIAALRHNKWQDYSAMVFAVIGISVPSFIMASVLQYYFAIKLGLLPVARWETFAHTILPALALASTPMAFIARLTRSSMLEVLSNDYIKTAKAKGLSGAAITFKHTIRNALLPVVSYMGPLTAGILTGSFVIEKIFGIPGLGSHFVLSITNRDYTTIMGVTVFYSVLLLVSILLVDLAYGLIDPRIKLAGGKKGE, encoded by the coding sequence TTGCTGAAATATATCTGGAAACGTATTCTATTTATGTTGTTATCCCTTTACGTTATCGTAACTGCAACGTTCTTCTTAATGCGCGCCGCTCCAGGTGGTCCGTTTTCTGGTGAGAAGAAACTCCCGCCTGAAATTGAAGCGAATTTAAATGCGTATTATGGGCTAGATCAACCGTGGTATATTCAATATTTTGATTACCTTGTTTCTATTGCACAGTGGGATTTTGGTCCATCCTTTAAATATAAAGGACAAACGGTCAATGATTTAATTAATGATGGGTTCCCAGTTTCTTTTGTATTAGGGATGGAAGCAATCTTTTTAGCGGTAGCACTAGGGGTATTATTAGGTGTTATTGCAGCATTGCGTCATAATAAATGGCAAGATTACTCAGCGATGGTTTTTGCTGTTATCGGTATTTCAGTACCAAGCTTTATCATGGCTTCAGTTTTACAGTATTACTTTGCAATCAAACTAGGCTTATTACCAGTTGCCCGTTGGGAAACATTTGCGCATACGATTTTACCTGCACTTGCGCTTGCATCAACTCCGATGGCATTTATTGCACGCTTAACTCGTTCAAGCATGCTTGAAGTTTTAAGTAATGATTATATTAAGACAGCAAAGGCGAAAGGTCTAAGCGGAGCTGCTATTACGTTTAAGCATACGATTCGTAATGCTTTGCTACCTGTTGTTTCATACATGGGTCCGTTAACCGCGGGTATTTTAACAGGAAGTTTCGTTATTGAGAAAATTTTCGGAATTCCTGGATTAGGTTCACATTTCGTATTAAGTATTACGAACCGTGATTATACGACGATTATGGGTGTTACTGTGTTCTACAGTGTCCTCTTATTAGTTTCGATCCTTCTTGTGGACCTAGCGTACGGATTAATTGACCCGCGTATTAAACTAGCTGGCGGCAAGAAAGGAGAGTAA
- a CDS encoding peptide-binding protein — protein sequence MKSKKSLWLFLALMLAFGIFLGACSGSQTSNEGSSSNENTEGETTESTEPQDGGDLIVGSTGSPTLFNPLYSTDTASSDIEGFIFDGLVSSDTEFNPTLHLAESINESEDGLTYTVKVKEGVKWHDGEELTADDVVFTYNVPLSPDYNGERGSNFDMIESVTKVDDYTVEFKLKEKNASFYPITLSYYILPEHILGDVPIAELGEHEFNTKNPIGTGAFKFEEWKDGQYVKVVANDDYFLGRPHLDSITYKIVPDMDALLAQLQAGDVHYVPGIPATDVETVQSFSGVKLESGLDLAYTYIGWNQKNEMFQDKKVRQALTMAIDRQSIVDSILNGEGEVAHVPESPLSWAYSDDVTKFDYDPEKAKELLKEAGWEDTDGDGILDKDGKKFSFNIKTNQGNKVREDISVVVQQQLAEIGIEVKPEIIEWSAFIEQVTAPNWNYDAVILGWSLSTFPDQYDIFHSSQMEEGLNFVWWSNEKADQLMVDARKILDRDEFKEAYKEIYSLIADEQPYTFLYYPIGYKALPENLEGFTNHAKDDFYKVNEWWLKQ from the coding sequence ATGAAATCAAAAAAGTCACTTTGGTTATTTTTGGCGCTCATGCTCGCGTTTGGTATCTTTTTAGGAGCTTGTTCAGGCAGCCAAACATCAAATGAAGGAAGTAGTTCCAATGAAAATACAGAAGGAGAAACAACAGAATCAACTGAGCCACAAGATGGTGGAGATTTGATCGTTGGTTCAACAGGTTCTCCGACGTTATTTAACCCATTGTATTCAACGGATACAGCGAGTTCTGATATTGAAGGGTTTATTTTTGACGGGTTAGTATCGAGTGATACAGAGTTTAACCCAACGTTACATTTAGCGGAAAGTATTAATGAATCAGAAGATGGTTTAACGTATACCGTTAAGGTGAAAGAAGGCGTGAAGTGGCATGATGGCGAAGAATTAACAGCCGATGACGTTGTTTTTACGTACAATGTTCCACTTAGCCCAGATTATAACGGTGAACGTGGTTCCAACTTTGACATGATTGAAAGTGTCACAAAAGTGGATGACTACACTGTCGAGTTTAAATTAAAAGAGAAAAATGCCTCTTTCTATCCAATTACATTAAGCTATTACATTTTACCTGAGCACATTTTAGGTGACGTTCCGATTGCTGAACTTGGAGAGCATGAATTCAATACGAAAAATCCAATCGGTACAGGTGCATTCAAGTTTGAAGAATGGAAGGATGGCCAATACGTAAAAGTAGTAGCGAATGATGATTACTTCTTAGGTAGACCTCATTTAGATTCCATCACATACAAAATTGTTCCTGATATGGATGCGTTATTAGCGCAATTACAAGCTGGTGATGTTCACTACGTACCAGGCATTCCAGCAACAGATGTTGAAACGGTTCAATCTTTCAGCGGCGTGAAGCTAGAATCCGGTCTTGATTTAGCGTATACGTATATCGGCTGGAATCAAAAAAATGAAATGTTCCAAGATAAAAAAGTTCGTCAAGCTTTAACGATGGCGATTGATCGTCAATCCATCGTGGATAGCATTTTAAACGGTGAAGGCGAAGTAGCACACGTACCAGAAAGTCCACTTTCTTGGGCTTATAGCGATGATGTCACAAAGTTTGACTATGATCCTGAAAAAGCTAAAGAGTTATTAAAAGAAGCAGGCTGGGAAGATACGGATGGAGATGGAATTCTTGATAAAGACGGGAAAAAATTCTCCTTCAACATCAAAACGAACCAAGGGAACAAAGTCCGTGAAGATATTTCTGTAGTTGTCCAGCAACAATTAGCGGAAATTGGAATCGAAGTGAAGCCAGAAATTATTGAGTGGAGTGCGTTCATTGAACAAGTTACTGCACCTAATTGGAACTACGATGCGGTAATTTTAGGTTGGTCACTATCCACATTCCCAGACCAATATGATATCTTCCACTCTAGCCAAATGGAAGAAGGGTTAAACTTCGTATGGTGGAGCAACGAAAAGGCGGATCAATTAATGGTTGATGCGCGTAAGATTTTAGATCGTGACGAATTTAAAGAAGCATACAAAGAAATTTACTCCCTTATCGCTGATGAGCAACCGTACACATTCTTGTACTATCCAATTGGATACAAAGCGTTACCAGAGAACTTAGAAGGATTTACAAACCATGCGAAAGACGATTTCTATAAAGTGAACGAATGGTGGCTCAAGCAATAA
- a CDS encoding ABC transporter ATP-binding protein: MEKLLEVKDLEVSFRTYAGEVQAVRGVSFDLYKGETLAIVGESGSGKSVTSQSIMRLIPMPPGEFKNGQILLEGEDLIQKSDKEMEKIRGKDIGMIFQDPMTSLNPTMRIGMQIMEGLIKHQNMSKAAAKERAIELLRLVGIPMPEKRVNQYPHEFSGGMRQRAMIAIALACNPKLLIADEPTTALDVTIQAQILELMKDLQKKMDTSIIFITHDLGVVANVADRVAVMYAGKIVEIGTVDEIFYNPKHPYTWGLLASMPSLDNDDKSELAAIPGSPPDLTNPPKGDAFAPRNPYAMKIDYEQEPPMFKVSDTHYAATWLLHPDAPKVEPPESVKMRMKQFNAAKGGQ; encoded by the coding sequence ATGGAGAAATTATTAGAAGTGAAAGATTTAGAAGTCTCATTCCGTACCTATGCCGGAGAAGTACAAGCAGTTCGCGGTGTGTCGTTTGATTTATATAAAGGTGAAACACTGGCGATTGTAGGTGAATCTGGTTCAGGTAAAAGTGTGACTTCTCAATCAATCATGCGATTAATTCCGATGCCTCCTGGAGAGTTCAAAAATGGACAAATCCTTTTAGAGGGAGAAGATTTAATTCAAAAGTCAGATAAAGAAATGGAAAAAATTCGTGGGAAAGATATCGGGATGATTTTCCAAGATCCGATGACATCTTTAAACCCAACGATGCGAATCGGCATGCAGATTATGGAAGGTCTTATTAAACATCAAAACATGTCCAAAGCTGCAGCAAAAGAGCGAGCAATTGAATTGTTGCGCTTAGTTGGAATTCCGATGCCTGAAAAACGTGTCAACCAATATCCACATGAATTTTCAGGTGGTATGCGTCAGCGTGCGATGATTGCGATTGCGTTAGCATGTAATCCAAAGCTATTAATTGCTGACGAGCCTACAACGGCACTAGATGTAACGATTCAAGCGCAAATCTTAGAATTAATGAAAGATCTTCAAAAGAAGATGGACACATCCATCATTTTCATTACACATGATCTTGGAGTTGTTGCGAACGTTGCCGATCGCGTGGCGGTCATGTATGCAGGGAAAATTGTAGAAATCGGTACGGTCGATGAGATCTTCTACAATCCGAAGCATCCGTACACTTGGGGCTTATTAGCTTCCATGCCAAGTTTAGATAATGATGATAAGTCAGAGCTGGCTGCCATCCCTGGTTCACCACCTGACTTAACGAATCCGCCAAAAGGAGACGCATTTGCACCACGTAACCCTTATGCGATGAAAATTGACTATGAACAAGAGCCACCAATGTTCAAAGTATCTGATACTCATTATGCGGCAACATGGTTGTTGCACCCAGACGCTCCAAAAGTTGAGCCACCGGAGTCAGTCAAAATGCGTATGAAGCAATTTAACGCAGCTAAGGGGGGACAATAA
- a CDS encoding ABC transporter ATP-binding protein has protein sequence MAEREKLLEIKNLQQYFNVGKGNTIKAVDGLTFDIYKGETLGLVGESGCGKSTTGRTIIRLYNATGGQVLFKGEDVHGKKSRAEMKKFNRKMQMIFQDPYASLNPRMTVADIIAEGIDIHGLAKTKEERMQKVYDLLETVGLNREHANRYPHEFSGGQRQRIGIARALAVEPEFIIADEPISALDVSIQAQVVNLMKKLQREKGLTYLFIAHDLSMVKYISDRIAVMYFGKMVELADSEELYRNPIHPYTKALLSAIPLPDPDTERTRKRIIYDPSQHQYKPGEEPQFREVKPGHWVMCSEEEFKQYQQQYN, from the coding sequence ATGGCGGAAAGAGAAAAGCTACTTGAAATTAAAAATTTACAACAATATTTTAACGTTGGTAAAGGAAATACGATTAAAGCGGTTGATGGTCTGACGTTTGACATATACAAAGGTGAAACGCTCGGTCTGGTTGGAGAGTCCGGTTGTGGAAAATCTACAACTGGTCGTACTATCATTCGCCTTTATAACGCTACAGGTGGACAAGTCCTTTTTAAAGGAGAAGATGTTCACGGGAAAAAATCACGTGCGGAAATGAAAAAATTTAATCGTAAAATGCAAATGATATTCCAAGATCCGTATGCTTCTTTAAACCCACGTATGACTGTCGCAGACATCATTGCCGAGGGAATCGATATTCACGGATTAGCGAAAACGAAGGAAGAGCGTATGCAAAAAGTGTACGATTTATTAGAAACAGTTGGTTTAAATCGTGAACACGCAAACCGCTATCCACATGAGTTCTCTGGAGGTCAGCGTCAACGTATTGGGATTGCGCGTGCCTTAGCAGTTGAGCCGGAATTTATCATTGCCGATGAGCCTATTTCTGCGTTAGACGTTTCGATTCAGGCACAGGTTGTTAACTTAATGAAAAAGTTACAGCGTGAAAAAGGATTAACTTACTTGTTTATCGCCCACGACCTATCCATGGTCAAATACATTAGTGATCGCATTGCGGTCATGTATTTCGGTAAAATGGTTGAGCTTGCGGATAGTGAAGAATTGTATCGTAATCCAATTCATCCGTATACAAAAGCGCTATTGTCAGCAATTCCACTTCCAGACCCAGATACTGAGCGCACGAGAAAACGGATTATTTACGATCCAAGCCAGCACCAGTATAAGCCTGGTGAGGAGCCTCAGTTCCGTGAAGTAAAACCAGGACACTGGGTAATGTGTTCGGAAGAAGAATTTAAACAATATCAACAACAATACAATTAA
- a CDS encoding YjbA family protein, whose translation MLFLHDVWVNWFEGEENGYNVCHFHEWRKDDSVELLDQVPLVKVESDLFHYIENDLRDLPQQLLKDVYQKSYCRKNHERIQLDYCFVVTDGIGILAVDTIGYTMPIRKSRLIPRQEQLVYEMVKDVENEKYEFYANPVQQEKNYHILSLNPKYMSGLTRKERQLKQLLFMALDQLQSTRNSAEIKYWYTEWNPHMYEKIKHLDFDELWDKLYDELVDGWSPKHLHLCEGLIKGQPFFEKLWDMEHESKVN comes from the coding sequence ATGTTGTTTCTTCATGATGTATGGGTGAATTGGTTTGAAGGTGAAGAGAATGGATACAATGTATGCCATTTTCACGAATGGCGAAAAGATGACAGCGTGGAGTTGTTAGACCAAGTTCCATTAGTAAAAGTTGAATCGGACTTATTCCATTATATTGAAAATGATTTGCGCGATTTACCTCAACAGCTATTGAAAGACGTGTATCAGAAATCGTATTGTCGTAAAAATCATGAACGGATTCAACTCGATTATTGTTTTGTCGTTACAGACGGAATTGGCATTTTGGCGGTTGATACAATCGGATATACGATGCCGATTCGAAAAAGCCGTTTAATTCCAAGACAAGAGCAGCTTGTATATGAAATGGTGAAGGATGTAGAAAATGAAAAATATGAGTTTTACGCAAATCCTGTACAACAAGAAAAGAACTATCACATCTTATCTTTAAATCCGAAATATATGAGTGGCTTGACACGGAAAGAAAGGCAGTTAAAACAGTTGTTATTTATGGCACTTGACCAGCTTCAATCAACGAGAAATTCGGCGGAAATCAAATACTGGTACACGGAATGGAATCCGCATATGTACGAAAAGATTAAACATCTAGACTTTGATGAACTGTGGGACAAGCTTTATGATGAACTTGTAGACGGATGGTCTCCAAAGCATTTGCATTTATGTGAAGGATTAATAAAGGGACAACCTTTTTTTGAAAAGCTTTGGGACATGGAACACGAATCAAAAGTGAATTAA
- a CDS encoding peptide ABC transporter substrate-binding protein, with protein sequence MKKRLSVLFSLVLVLSLFLTACAGGGDDAGSNGDEGTKEEVAQELRVNINTEPFSLHPGLANDSTSGTVLRQTFEGLTRINPDGEPELAAAEDYKVSDDLKTYTFTIRDAQWTNGDAVTAHDFEYAWKWALDPKNESQYAYQLYYIKGAQAFNTGEGSVDEVGVKAIDDKTLEVQLENPTPYFLELTAFYTYLPVNKNVAEANDKWYTDAGENYVSNGPFKMTEWEHSNKIVLEKNADYWDADTVKLEKIEMFMINDPNTELSMFQNGEIDWAGSPTGTLPTEALPQLKEDGSLEIQAIAGTYWYKFNTENEFLKSKNLRKALAYAINRQAIVENVTQGGQVPAMAAVPPTMFPENTEGYFQDNNVEEAKKLLDEALKELGLSSAEEIQLTLSYNTSEAHAKIAQAIQDMWKKNLGISVELDNAEWNVYIDKLHQGDYDIGRMGWLGDFNDAINFLELYRDKDGGNNDTKWEHPEFKQLLIDSQTEADAEKRIQMLKDAEEILMDEMPVAPIYFYTNTWVKKDNLKGVYVSGLGDVQFKWAYFE encoded by the coding sequence ATGAAGAAAAGACTTTCAGTATTATTTAGTCTTGTACTTGTGCTAAGCCTTTTCTTAACTGCTTGTGCAGGCGGCGGAGACGACGCAGGTTCAAACGGTGACGAAGGAACAAAAGAAGAAGTAGCGCAAGAGTTACGTGTTAACATCAACACTGAGCCTTTCTCATTACATCCAGGTTTAGCTAATGATTCAACTTCTGGTACAGTGTTACGCCAAACTTTTGAAGGGTTAACACGCATTAACCCAGATGGTGAGCCAGAATTAGCGGCTGCTGAAGATTACAAAGTATCTGATGACTTAAAAACATACACGTTCACAATTCGTGATGCACAATGGACAAACGGAGATGCTGTAACTGCGCATGACTTCGAATATGCGTGGAAATGGGCATTAGATCCGAAAAACGAATCTCAATACGCTTATCAGCTTTACTACATCAAAGGTGCTCAAGCTTTCAACACAGGCGAGGGTTCTGTTGATGAAGTAGGAGTAAAAGCGATTGACGACAAAACTTTAGAAGTACAATTAGAAAACCCAACTCCTTATTTCTTAGAGTTAACAGCATTCTATACTTACTTACCTGTTAACAAAAACGTTGCAGAAGCAAACGATAAGTGGTACACAGACGCTGGTGAAAACTACGTGTCTAACGGACCATTCAAAATGACTGAGTGGGAGCACAGCAATAAAATCGTTTTAGAGAAAAATGCTGACTACTGGGATGCAGACACAGTTAAGTTAGAAAAAATCGAAATGTTCATGATTAACGATCCAAACACTGAGCTTTCAATGTTCCAAAACGGTGAAATCGATTGGGCTGGATCTCCAACAGGTACACTTCCAACAGAAGCGTTACCTCAGTTAAAAGAAGATGGTTCTTTAGAAATTCAAGCAATTGCGGGTACTTACTGGTACAAATTTAACACTGAAAACGAGTTCTTAAAGTCTAAAAACTTACGTAAAGCATTAGCTTACGCAATCAACCGTCAAGCGATTGTTGAAAACGTAACACAAGGTGGACAAGTTCCAGCGATGGCGGCAGTACCACCAACAATGTTCCCTGAAAACACAGAAGGTTATTTCCAAGACAACAACGTTGAAGAAGCGAAAAAACTTCTTGACGAAGCATTAAAAGAGCTTGGATTAAGCAGTGCGGAAGAAATTCAATTAACACTTTCTTATAACACTTCTGAAGCTCATGCGAAAATCGCTCAAGCGATTCAAGATATGTGGAAGAAGAACCTTGGCATTAGCGTAGAGCTTGACAACGCTGAGTGGAACGTTTACATCGATAAACTTCACCAAGGTGACTATGATATCGGTCGTATGGGTTGGTTAGGTGACTTCAACGATGCGATCAACTTCTTAGAGTTATACCGTGATAAAGACGGTGGTAACAACGATACGAAGTGGGAGCATCCTGAATTCAAACAATTATTAATCGACTCTCAAACAGAAGCAGATGCTGAAAAGCGTATCCAAATGTTAAAAGATGCAGAAGAAATTTTAATGGACGAAATGCCAGTTGCTCCAATTTACTTCTACACAAACACTTGGGTTAAGAAAGATAACCTAAAAGGTGTATACGTATCTGGTCTTGGCGATGTTCAATTCAAGTGGGCTTACTTTGAATAA
- a CDS encoding ABC transporter permease — protein sequence MVTYIIRRTLAAIPLLFGISIISFAIIRLAPGDPTSLLMDPTISGADKEKFMEKYGLNDPIYIQYFKWLGSFLQGDFGTSLIRKGVPVSEMIMNRLPNTLLLMITSTFIAIIISIPIGILQASRPYTRLDYSVTTLSFLGLATPNFWLGLMLIMAFAVHLGWFPTGGVATLNADFSIWDRLHHLILPGFVLATADMAGLTRYMRSSMLEVLKQDYMRTARAKGFKESKVIMKHGVRNGLIPVITIFGLMLPTFIGGAVIVEKVFAWPGIGLLFIDSAFQRDYPVLMALTMISSVFVVLGNLIADILYALIDPRIEYK from the coding sequence ATGGTTACATATATCATTCGGCGCACATTAGCGGCCATTCCATTACTGTTCGGGATATCGATTATTTCTTTTGCGATTATTCGTCTTGCCCCGGGAGACCCAACGTCGCTACTGATGGATCCAACGATTAGTGGGGCAGATAAAGAGAAATTTATGGAAAAATACGGACTGAATGACCCAATTTATATTCAATATTTCAAATGGCTTGGTTCGTTTTTACAAGGAGATTTCGGTACTTCTTTAATTCGTAAAGGTGTACCGGTAAGTGAAATGATCATGAATCGATTGCCGAATACACTATTACTCATGATTACGTCAACATTTATTGCCATTATCATTTCCATTCCAATCGGAATTTTGCAAGCTTCTAGACCTTATACGAGATTGGATTACTCCGTTACAACATTATCATTTTTAGGGCTTGCAACACCAAACTTTTGGCTTGGATTAATGTTAATTATGGCGTTTGCCGTTCATTTAGGATGGTTTCCAACAGGCGGTGTTGCCACATTGAATGCTGACTTTAGTATTTGGGATCGTCTACATCATCTTATTTTACCTGGTTTTGTCCTTGCAACCGCGGACATGGCCGGTCTGACACGCTATATGCGATCGAGCATGCTTGAAGTGTTGAAGCAAGATTATATGCGAACAGCACGAGCGAAAGGTTTTAAGGAATCAAAAGTTATTATGAAGCATGGAGTCAGAAACGGATTAATTCCGGTTATTACAATCTTCGGTTTAATGTTACCTACCTTTATTGGTGGCGCTGTCATTGTGGAAAAAGTATTTGCGTGGCCAGGGATTGGATTGCTTTTCATTGATTCAGCCTTCCAACGAGACTATCCCGTTTTAATGGCATTAACGATGATTTCGTCTGTCTTCGTCGTGCTAGGGAATTTAATAGCGGATATCTTATACGCATTAATCGACCCTCGAATTGAGTACAAGTAA
- a CDS encoding ABC transporter permease, with protein MQEISKDLFQPAKVDLNEAEKISKPSISYWKDVSIRFRKNKLALFGVVLLVLLVFMALFGPYMTPYDYETNDLMNANKPPSSEHWFGTDELGRDVFTRTWYGARISLFIGLAAALIDFAIGIIWGGIAGYRGGRTDEVMMRFADILWGVPYLLLVILLMVVMGQGLVTMIVAMSITGWINMARIVRGQVLQLKSQEYVLASQTLGASTTRIMTKHLIPNTMGPILVTMTLTIPSAIFTEAFLSYLGLGVPAPLASWGTMANDGLPALQYYPWRLFFPATFICLTIFAFNVIGDGLRDALDPRLRK; from the coding sequence ATGCAAGAGATTTCAAAAGACTTATTTCAACCTGCCAAAGTCGATTTGAACGAAGCGGAGAAAATCTCAAAGCCAAGTATTTCGTATTGGAAAGATGTCTCCATTCGTTTTAGAAAAAATAAATTAGCACTATTTGGTGTTGTACTACTCGTTCTTCTTGTTTTCATGGCGTTATTTGGACCATATATGACACCGTATGATTATGAAACGAATGATCTTATGAATGCGAACAAGCCACCTTCGAGTGAGCATTGGTTCGGTACAGATGAACTTGGACGTGACGTCTTTACAAGAACGTGGTACGGAGCTCGTATCTCATTATTTATCGGTTTAGCTGCTGCATTAATTGATTTCGCTATCGGAATTATCTGGGGTGGAATTGCTGGTTATAGAGGCGGACGAACAGACGAAGTAATGATGCGTTTTGCTGATATCTTATGGGGCGTTCCTTACTTACTACTCGTTATCTTATTAATGGTTGTAATGGGACAAGGGCTCGTAACGATGATTGTTGCGATGTCGATTACAGGATGGATTAACATGGCACGTATCGTTCGTGGACAAGTCTTACAGCTGAAATCACAAGAGTATGTTTTGGCATCACAAACATTAGGGGCAAGCACTACTCGTATTATGACAAAGCATTTAATTCCAAATACGATGGGACCAATTTTAGTAACAATGACTTTAACAATTCCATCAGCTATCTTTACAGAAGCGTTCCTAAGTTACTTAGGTCTTGGGGTCCCAGCACCACTAGCAAGTTGGGGAACAATGGCCAACGATGGATTACCAGCTTTACAATATTACCCTTGGCGATTATTCTTCCCAGCAACGTTTATCTGTTTAACGATTTTTGCCTTTAATGTGATCGGAGACGGACTTCGTGACGCATTAGATCCAAGATTACGTAAGTAG
- the trpS gene encoding tryptophan--tRNA ligase — MKTIFSGIQPSGTLTLGNYIGAMKQFVELQDDYNCYFCVVDQHAITVPQDRLALRQNIKSLAALYIAAGIDPEKSTIFVQSEVPAHAQAGWILQCVSYIGELERMTQFKDKSAGKEAVSAGLLTYPPLMAADILLYNTDIVPVGEDQKQHLELTRDLAERFNKKYNDIFTIPEVRIPKVGARIMSLQDPTKKMSKSDPNQKAFISLLDEPKQIEKKIKSAVTDSEGIVRYDKENKPGVSNLLSIYSILGNISIEELEAKYEGKGYGEFKADLAEVVVNALAPLQEKYHQLMNSDELDEILDRGAEKANFVASKMLKKMENAMGLGRKKRR, encoded by the coding sequence ATGAAAACGATTTTTTCAGGTATTCAACCGAGCGGTACATTAACACTCGGGAACTATATCGGGGCAATGAAGCAATTCGTTGAGCTACAAGATGATTACAATTGTTATTTTTGCGTTGTCGATCAACATGCGATTACGGTTCCGCAAGACCGATTAGCGCTTCGTCAAAATATTAAAAGCCTTGCTGCATTATACATAGCAGCTGGAATTGACCCTGAGAAGTCTACGATTTTCGTCCAGTCTGAAGTACCAGCGCACGCGCAAGCTGGATGGATTTTACAATGTGTTTCTTACATTGGAGAATTAGAGCGCATGACACAATTTAAAGATAAATCAGCAGGAAAAGAAGCCGTATCCGCTGGTTTATTAACGTATCCTCCATTAATGGCAGCCGATATTTTACTTTACAACACGGATATTGTGCCTGTTGGCGAAGATCAAAAGCAGCATTTAGAATTAACGCGTGACCTAGCCGAGCGCTTTAATAAAAAATACAATGATATCTTTACAATTCCTGAAGTACGTATTCCAAAAGTCGGGGCTCGTATTATGTCCCTTCAAGATCCGACGAAGAAAATGAGTAAATCGGATCCGAACCAAAAAGCGTTCATTTCACTATTAGATGAACCGAAACAAATCGAGAAGAAAATTAAGAGTGCCGTAACAGATTCTGAAGGAATCGTACGTTACGACAAAGAAAACAAACCGGGTGTATCAAATCTTCTTTCCATCTATTCAATTTTGGGAAACATTTCAATTGAAGAATTAGAAGCGAAATATGAAGGAAAAGGATACGGGGAGTTTAAAGCTGACTTAGCTGAAGTTGTAGTGAATGCATTAGCTCCACTTCAAGAAAAATACCATCAGTTAATGAATTCAGATGAGCTAGATGAGATTTTAGATCGTGGTGCTGAAAAAGCGAACTTCGTTGCAAGCAAAATGTTAAAGAAAATGGAAAATGCAATGGGACTTGGGCGTAAAAAGCGCCGTTAA
- the opp4C gene encoding oligopeptide ABC transporter permease: MQPISEKRESIWKIYGQKFLRNKLAVFGAAFLLMIISLAILAPVITPYSPEKIDLLNKLQPPSKEHWLGTDEFGRDLLTRLLYGGRVSLMVGFLSVLGAITIGTAIGALAGYFGGALDAILMRFVDIMLSIPSIFLLITLTTIFQPGVDKLILIFALTGWMGTARLVRGEFLSLRSREFVLASRTIGTSNGKIIFSHILPNAMAPIIVSATLNVGSVILAESALSYLGLGIQPPTASWGNMLQNAQNFTILLKAWWYPLFPGLMILMTVLCFNFIGDALRDALDPKVND; the protein is encoded by the coding sequence ATGCAGCCCATCTCAGAAAAACGAGAAAGTATATGGAAAATTTATGGACAAAAGTTTTTGCGGAACAAACTGGCGGTATTCGGTGCTGCTTTTTTGCTCATGATTATTTCCCTTGCCATTTTAGCACCGGTCATCACCCCGTATTCACCTGAAAAAATTGATTTGCTCAATAAATTACAGCCTCCAAGCAAGGAGCATTGGCTCGGAACAGATGAATTTGGGCGTGATTTGTTAACACGTTTACTATACGGTGGTCGTGTATCTTTAATGGTCGGTTTCCTATCTGTTTTAGGTGCGATTACGATCGGTACAGCGATTGGGGCATTAGCCGGTTACTTCGGAGGAGCACTTGATGCTATTTTAATGCGATTTGTAGACATCATGCTTTCCATTCCGAGCATCTTCCTTCTCATTACGTTGACGACTATTTTCCAGCCAGGAGTGGACAAGCTTATTCTCATTTTTGCTTTAACTGGTTGGATGGGAACGGCACGTCTCGTTCGAGGAGAGTTTTTATCACTTCGCTCCCGTGAATTCGTACTCGCTTCTCGAACGATTGGAACGAGCAACGGGAAAATTATTTTTTCACACATTCTACCGAATGCGATGGCACCAATTATCGTGTCGGCGACGTTAAACGTAGGGTCTGTCATCTTAGCTGAAAGTGCATTAAGTTATTTAGGTTTAGGTATTCAACCGCCGACAGCTAGCTGGGGCAACATGCTTCAAAATGCTCAAAACTTTACGATTCTATTGAAGGCATGGTGGTACCCACTATTCCCAGGGTTAATGATCTTAATGACGGTTCTATGCTTTAACTTTATTGGAGATGCTCTTCGAGACGCACTCGATCCAAAAGTGAATGACTAA